In Myripristis murdjan chromosome 2, fMyrMur1.1, whole genome shotgun sequence, a genomic segment contains:
- the raph1b gene encoding ras-associated and pleckstrin homology domains-containing protein 1b isoform X1: protein MDQVSDDELDHGAEEDSDKEDQDLDKMFGAWLGELDKLTQSLDDGRPQKALQKPPLRQETNMANFSYRFSMYNINEALNQGDTVDLDALMADLCSIEQELNTIGKPNSSSRSQGQAKQRAPGGRSASTKQSSGGGSSSGGSTSSSTRASPANTVRGGSVNTRPVASNFSLDDITAQLEKASLSMDEAARQTSSSSSSSSSSYSSTTLRRPSSGSSGGGQHRRTGSVGTVSEQEAPSQRSSVNSACASASSMDSLDIDKVLKGGEAEGQSAPNAQGQGQTSTEHVTLRRANGKTARRQLDFTSGEREVDHATHSYLDRETSLILKSIAGKPSHLLTKEEQAAKLKAEKIRVALEKIKEAQVKKLVIRVHMSDESSKTMMVDERQSVRQVLDSLLDKSHCGYSPDWSLVETINELQMERIFEDHENLVENLLNWTRDSHNKLMFIERIEKYALFKNPQNYLLGRKETSEMADRNKEALLEECFCGSSVSVPEIEGVLWLKEDGKKSWKKRYFLLRASGIYYVPKGKAKASRDLVCFLQLDHVNVYYGQDYRSKYKAPTDYCLALKHPQIQKKSQYIKYLCCDDVRTLHQWVNGIRIAKYGKQLYMNYQEAMKRTEAAYDWSSLSTSSIRSGSSSASIPESQSNHSGQSDSGVDTGSSHGRSQSVVSSIFSEAWKRGTQMEENTKMRMESSRGATLPHSGHSHRHHSQHSVDHPAPTPPPQSQPQPQPQSHHHPPQHQHPPQAQHPPLQAQPPPPPPQHQHLPPQPQPPQQAAPPPPQSPQQPPQPPQQQQQQQLQLQQQQLQQQLQQQQQQQQQQQQQLQQQLQQQQQLQQLQQQQLQQQLQQQQLQQQLQQQQLQQQLQLQQQQLQQQLQLQQQQQQPPPPPPPPPPPPPPPVQSVSHHSPAPTMYKYSTITRFQNQKASQAANHHRLPNHLHAGAQQVLPPGPVPPAAQVSVKPQVKPQVNHIPPAANVPPPPPPPPPPPPSMPTPGSAMAVLKLGPPSPASPMAFTPPAPPPPQANGVAFPPPPPPPPPPPAPMPGVCQPVCHNGLKQALKERFPSPPRELLSPNGYLEESPPPAPAPPPPPPPPPPPPPPPPPPQQFPVPAQFPPPPTPPPAPPKTFTPGFLPQTAPKPVSPVSPFPPAPPPGALGGPAPPPPPPPPPPAPLKKQFSLQTGHASGPPPPTLPKQHSLSKPPPISTGAPPATSLVKQIASQFPGASSQAASHAESPKAPLSPPAVKAKPKWQPGGGQQSQSSDFPPPPPPETNTGFPAPPPPPPPPPAPVTGPTPPPPPLPPGGLGSPLKKSPTGPSCFGMKKPPPTPQRNSSIKSDSSASYQESRRNLLSKFAPQNNTPSSSSCPASSSTGSPSKDPPAGPPAPPKPGKLNLANLPLALQAKVGQARQSSGDFPSPPPECAYFPPPPPASELLPPPPLPGGDAHSGAPKVAVVNPQPQAPPPPPPVSLVSNPTWGKGSLKKTPPPTLVRRNNTTPEPPPLSPPPQLPPPTSPKGSSGQPNFLEDLNRTLKRKSVGRQGSLNASRLSGKLDPAGTMDDMALPPPPPELLLDQEKQGNGGNGGYMSGNISGYATLRRGPPPAPPKRGDNTKLTGEC from the exons ATGGACCAGGTGTCAGATGATGAGTTGGACCATGGGGCGGAGGAGGACAGCGATAAGGAGGATCAGGACCTGGACAAGATGTTTGGAGCCTGGCTTGGCGAGCTGGACAAGCTCACACAG aGTCTGGACGATGGCCGGCCCCAGAAGGCATTGCAGAAGCCCCCTCTCAGGCAGGAGACCAACATGGCCAACTTCTCCTACCGCTTCTCCATGTACAACATCAATG AGGCGTTGAACCAGGGAGACACCGTAGACTTGGACGCCCTGATGGCTGACCTGTGCTCCATCGAGCAGGAGCTCAACACCATCGGCAAGCCCAACTCCTCGTCCCGCAGCCAGGGCCAAGCCAAGCAACGGGCTCCCGGGGGCCGCAGTGCCAGCACCAAGCAGAGCAGTGGGGGAGGGAGCAGCAGTGGAG ggagcaccagcagcagcacccggGCGTCGCCTGCCAACACGGTTCGCGGCGGCAGCGTCAACACCCGGCCCGTGGCCTCCAACTTCTCCCTGGACGACATCACGGCTCAGCTGGAGAAGGCCTCGCTCAGCATGGACGAAGCGGCCCGCCAgacctcgtcttcctcctcctcttcctcctcttcctactCCTCCACCACGCTGCGGCGGCCCTCGTCCGGCTCCTCTGGCGGCGGGCAGCACCGGAGGACAGGCTCGGTGGGCACGGTCAGCGAACAGGAAGCTCCATCCCAGCGCTCCAGTGTAAATTCAGCATGTGCCTCAGCGTCCAGCATGGACTCGCTGGATATCGATAAAGTGCTGAAGGGAGGAGAGGCGGAGGGTCAGAGCGCCCCGAACGCACAGGGACAAGGCCAGACCAGCACCGAG CATGTCACACTGCGGCGGGCCAATGGTAAGACGGCCAGACGGCAGCTTGACTTCACCTCGGGAGAGAGGGAAGTGGATCATGccact CACTCCTATCTGGACCGAGAAACCTCGCTCATTCTGAAAAGCATAGCTGGAAAGCCCTCTCACCTCCTGACCAAG GAGGAACAGGCTGCCAAATTGAAGGCAGAGAAGATCCGAGTTGCCCTGGAAAAAATCAAGGAGGCACAAGTCAAAAAG CTGGTGATCAGGGTCCACATGTCGGACGAGAGCTCCAAGACCATGATGGTGGACGAGAGGCAGTCGGTCAGGCAGGTGCTGGACAGCCTGCTGGACAAGTCGCACTGCGGCTACAGCCCAGACTGGTCCTTGGTGGAAACCATCAACGAACTGCAGATGG AGCGAATCTTTGAGGATCATGAGAATTTGGTGGAAAATCTGCTAAACTGGACCCGAGACAGTCACAACAAGCTCATGTTCATCGAACGCATTGAGAAGTACGCCCTGTTCAAGAACCCTCAG AACTATTTGTTGGGGCGGAAGGAGACGTCAGAGATGGCTGACAGGAATAAAGAGGCTTTATTAGAG GAGTGTTTCTGTGGCAGCTCGGTGTCCGTGCCAGAGATTGAGGGGGTGCTGTGGCTGAAGGAGGATGGGAAGAAGTCATGGAAGAAACGATACTTCCTCCTCAGGGCTTCAGGGATCTACTATGTCCCCAAAGGCAAAGCCAAG gCCTCCAGAGATCTGGTGTGCTTCCTGCAGTTGGACCATGTTAACGTGTACTATGGCCAGGACTACCGCAGCAAATACAAGGCTCCTACTGACTACTGCCTGGCTCTTAAG CACCCACAAATCCAGAAGAAATCCCAGTATATCAAGTATCTGTGCTGTGATGATGTCAGAACTCTGCACCAATGGGTGAACGGGATTCGCATCGCCAAG tATGGGAAGCAGCTATATATGAACTACCAGGAAGCCATGAAGAGGACAGAGGCGGCGTATGACTGgtcctccctctccacctccagcaTCCGATCAGGCTCCAGCTCCGCCAGCATACCTG AGTCCCAGTCTAACCATTCAGGCCAGTCAGACAGTGGGGTGGACACAGGCTCCTCTCATGGCCGGTCCCAGAGTGTGGTCAGCTCCATCTTCTCCGAGGCCTGGAAGAGAGGCACCCAGATGGAGGAAAACACCAAG ATGAGGATGGAGTCATCCAGAGGTGCCACACTCCCACATTCTGGTCACAGCCACCGGCATCACAGCCAACACTCAGTCGACCATCCCGCACCAAcaccccctccccagtcccagCCTCAGCCGCAGCCTCAGTCCCATCACCACCCTCCCCAGCATCAACACCCACCCCAGGCCCAGCACCCCCCTCTGCAGGCCcagcctccaccaccaccaccgcagCATCAGCACCTTCCCCCCCAGCCTCAGCCTCCTCAACAGGCTGCCCCACCGCCACCCCAGTCCCCCCAGCAGCCACCACAGcccccccagcagcagcagcagcaacaactacaactacaacaacagcaactacaacagcaactacaacaacaacaacaacaacaacaacaacaacaacaacaactacaacagcaactacaacaacaacaacaactacagcaactacaacaacaacaactacaacagcaactacaacaacaacaattacaacaacaactacaacaacaacaattacaacagcaactacaactacaacaacaacaactacagcagcaactacaactacagcaacagcagcagcagcctccccctcctcctccccctccgcctccgcctcccCCGCCCCCAGTCCAGAGCGTGTCGCACCACTCTCCAGCTCCCACCATGTACAAGTACAGCACAATCACCAGGTTCCAGAACCAGAAGGCGTCCCAGGCTGCTAACCACCACAGGTTGCCCAATCACCTCCACGCCGGGGCCCAGCAGGTCCTGCCCCCGGGGCCGGTACCTCCAGCAGCGCAAGTGTCTGTCAAGCCCCAGGTCAAGCCCCAGGTCAATCACATCCCACCTGCAGCTAACGTCccacctccgcctcctcctcctcctcctccaccaccttcAATGCCCACCCCCGGGTCGGCCATGGCTGTGCTAAAGCTGGGCCCTCCTAGCCCGGCTTCCCCGATGGCCTTCACCcctccagctccacctcctccacaagCCAATGGAGTTGcgtttcctccccctcctcctcctcctccaccaccaccagctcCCATGCCCGGTGTGTGCCAACCTGTGTGCCACAACGGGCTGAAGCAGGCGCTAAAGGAGAGGTTCCCCAGCCCACCGCGGGAGCTCCTCTCTCCAAACGGATACCTTGAGGAGTCCCCACCACCTGCTCCGGCTCCACcgcccccacctcctccccctccgccacccccaccacctccacctcccccgCAGCAGTTCCCAGTGCCGGCCCagttccctcctcctcctacacCCCCGCCAGCCCCACCCAAAACCTTCACGCCGGGCTTCCTCCCTCAGACAGCCCCCAAGCCCGTGTCACCTGTCTCACCATTCCCTCCCGCGCCACCTCCTGGTGCTTTGGGTGGCCCAGCCCCgccaccaccccctccccctcctccacctgctcccCTGAAGAAGCAGTTCAGCCTTCAGACAGGCCACGCCTCTGGCCCGCCTCCTCCCACGCTGCCCAAACAGCACAGCCTGTCCAAGCCACCGCCCATTTCCACCGGAGCCCCTCCTGCCACCTCCTTAGTCAAGCAGATAGCCAGCCAGTTCCCAGGCGCCTCGTCCCAAGCAGCCAGTCACGCTGAGAGCCCCAAAGCGCCCCTCTCCCCACCTGCAGTGAAGGCCAAACCAAAATGGCAGCCAGGTGGTGGCCAGCAGTCGCAGTCTTCAGACttcccacctcctccacctccagagACCAACACAGGcttccctgctcctcctccacctcccccacctcctcccgcCCCCGTCACGGgccccaccccacctcctccccctcttccccctGGAGGCCTGGGTTCCCCCTTGAAGAAGTCCCCCACCGGCCCCTCCTGTTTTGGAATGAAGAAACCTCCTCCCACCCCGCAGAGGAACTCCAGCATCAAGTCCGACTCCTCAGCTTCCTACCAGGAGTCCAGGAGGAACCTACTCAGCAAGTTTGCCCCACAGAACAACAcgccttcttcctcctcctgtcctgcctcctcctccactggaTCCCCCTCCAAGGACCCCCCAGCTGGACCCCCTGCTCCCCCCAAACCAGGCAAGCTCAACCTAGCCAACCTGCCGTTGGCTCTCCAGGCAAAAGTGGGCCAGGCCCGGCAGTCCAGTGGCGACTTCCCATCCCCGCCACCTGAGTGCGCCTActtccctcctcccccaccagCCTCTGAGCTTTTGCCCCCTCCACCGCTCCCTGGCGGTGACGCCCACAGCGGAGCCCCCAAAGTGGCCGTGGTCAACCCCCAGCCACAggctccccctccccctccgcctGTCTCCCTCGTCAGCAACCCCACCTGGGGAAAGGGCTCACTGAAGAAGACTCCACCTCCCACGCTTGTTCGGCGTAATAACACTACCCCGGAGCCCCCCCCACTCTCTCCGCCGCCCCAGCTCCCTCCACCCACCTCCCCAAAGGGCAGCTCAGGCCAGCCCAACTTCCTGGAGGACCTCAACCGGACTCTGAAGCGCAAGTCCGTGGGCCGCCAGGGCTCGCTCAACGCCTCTCGCCTCTCAGGCAAGCTGGACCCTGCCGGCACCATGGACGACATGGCGCTGCCTCCCCCGCCCCCTGAGCTGCTCCTGGACCAGGAGAAGCAGGGCAACGGGGGGAACGGGGGCTACATGTCCGGGAACATCTCAGGCTATGCAACGCTAAGGCGAGGACCCCCGCCCGCGCCACCCAAACGTGGGGACAACACCAAACTTACCGGAGAGTGTTGA
- the raph1b gene encoding ras-associated and pleckstrin homology domains-containing protein 1b isoform X2, whose product MDQVSDDELDHGAEEDSDKEDQDLDKMFGAWLGELDKLTQSLDDGRPQKALQKPPLRQETNMANFSYRFSMYNINEALNQGDTVDLDALMADLCSIEQELNTIGKPNSSSRSQGQAKQRAPGGRSASTKQSSGGGSSSGGSTSSSTRASPANTVRGGSVNTRPVASNFSLDDITAQLEKASLSMDEAARQTSSSSSSSSSSYSSTTLRRPSSGSSGGGQHRRTGSVGTVSEQEAPSQRSSVNSACASASSMDSLDIDKVLKGGEAEGQSAPNAQGQGQTSTEHVTLRRANGKTARRQLDFTSGEREVDHATEEQAAKLKAEKIRVALEKIKEAQVKKLVIRVHMSDESSKTMMVDERQSVRQVLDSLLDKSHCGYSPDWSLVETINELQMERIFEDHENLVENLLNWTRDSHNKLMFIERIEKYALFKNPQNYLLGRKETSEMADRNKEALLEECFCGSSVSVPEIEGVLWLKEDGKKSWKKRYFLLRASGIYYVPKGKAKASRDLVCFLQLDHVNVYYGQDYRSKYKAPTDYCLALKHPQIQKKSQYIKYLCCDDVRTLHQWVNGIRIAKYGKQLYMNYQEAMKRTEAAYDWSSLSTSSIRSGSSSASIPESQSNHSGQSDSGVDTGSSHGRSQSVVSSIFSEAWKRGTQMEENTKMRMESSRGATLPHSGHSHRHHSQHSVDHPAPTPPPQSQPQPQPQSHHHPPQHQHPPQAQHPPLQAQPPPPPPQHQHLPPQPQPPQQAAPPPPQSPQQPPQPPQQQQQQQLQLQQQQLQQQLQQQQQQQQQQQQQLQQQLQQQQQLQQLQQQQLQQQLQQQQLQQQLQQQQLQQQLQLQQQQLQQQLQLQQQQQQPPPPPPPPPPPPPPPVQSVSHHSPAPTMYKYSTITRFQNQKASQAANHHRLPNHLHAGAQQVLPPGPVPPAAQVSVKPQVKPQVNHIPPAANVPPPPPPPPPPPPSMPTPGSAMAVLKLGPPSPASPMAFTPPAPPPPQANGVAFPPPPPPPPPPPAPMPGVCQPVCHNGLKQALKERFPSPPRELLSPNGYLEESPPPAPAPPPPPPPPPPPPPPPPPPQQFPVPAQFPPPPTPPPAPPKTFTPGFLPQTAPKPVSPVSPFPPAPPPGALGGPAPPPPPPPPPPAPLKKQFSLQTGHASGPPPPTLPKQHSLSKPPPISTGAPPATSLVKQIASQFPGASSQAASHAESPKAPLSPPAVKAKPKWQPGGGQQSQSSDFPPPPPPETNTGFPAPPPPPPPPPAPVTGPTPPPPPLPPGGLGSPLKKSPTGPSCFGMKKPPPTPQRNSSIKSDSSASYQESRRNLLSKFAPQNNTPSSSSCPASSSTGSPSKDPPAGPPAPPKPGKLNLANLPLALQAKVGQARQSSGDFPSPPPECAYFPPPPPASELLPPPPLPGGDAHSGAPKVAVVNPQPQAPPPPPPVSLVSNPTWGKGSLKKTPPPTLVRRNNTTPEPPPLSPPPQLPPPTSPKGSSGQPNFLEDLNRTLKRKSVGRQGSLNASRLSGKLDPAGTMDDMALPPPPPELLLDQEKQGNGGNGGYMSGNISGYATLRRGPPPAPPKRGDNTKLTGEC is encoded by the exons ATGGACCAGGTGTCAGATGATGAGTTGGACCATGGGGCGGAGGAGGACAGCGATAAGGAGGATCAGGACCTGGACAAGATGTTTGGAGCCTGGCTTGGCGAGCTGGACAAGCTCACACAG aGTCTGGACGATGGCCGGCCCCAGAAGGCATTGCAGAAGCCCCCTCTCAGGCAGGAGACCAACATGGCCAACTTCTCCTACCGCTTCTCCATGTACAACATCAATG AGGCGTTGAACCAGGGAGACACCGTAGACTTGGACGCCCTGATGGCTGACCTGTGCTCCATCGAGCAGGAGCTCAACACCATCGGCAAGCCCAACTCCTCGTCCCGCAGCCAGGGCCAAGCCAAGCAACGGGCTCCCGGGGGCCGCAGTGCCAGCACCAAGCAGAGCAGTGGGGGAGGGAGCAGCAGTGGAG ggagcaccagcagcagcacccggGCGTCGCCTGCCAACACGGTTCGCGGCGGCAGCGTCAACACCCGGCCCGTGGCCTCCAACTTCTCCCTGGACGACATCACGGCTCAGCTGGAGAAGGCCTCGCTCAGCATGGACGAAGCGGCCCGCCAgacctcgtcttcctcctcctcttcctcctcttcctactCCTCCACCACGCTGCGGCGGCCCTCGTCCGGCTCCTCTGGCGGCGGGCAGCACCGGAGGACAGGCTCGGTGGGCACGGTCAGCGAACAGGAAGCTCCATCCCAGCGCTCCAGTGTAAATTCAGCATGTGCCTCAGCGTCCAGCATGGACTCGCTGGATATCGATAAAGTGCTGAAGGGAGGAGAGGCGGAGGGTCAGAGCGCCCCGAACGCACAGGGACAAGGCCAGACCAGCACCGAG CATGTCACACTGCGGCGGGCCAATGGTAAGACGGCCAGACGGCAGCTTGACTTCACCTCGGGAGAGAGGGAAGTGGATCATGccact GAGGAACAGGCTGCCAAATTGAAGGCAGAGAAGATCCGAGTTGCCCTGGAAAAAATCAAGGAGGCACAAGTCAAAAAG CTGGTGATCAGGGTCCACATGTCGGACGAGAGCTCCAAGACCATGATGGTGGACGAGAGGCAGTCGGTCAGGCAGGTGCTGGACAGCCTGCTGGACAAGTCGCACTGCGGCTACAGCCCAGACTGGTCCTTGGTGGAAACCATCAACGAACTGCAGATGG AGCGAATCTTTGAGGATCATGAGAATTTGGTGGAAAATCTGCTAAACTGGACCCGAGACAGTCACAACAAGCTCATGTTCATCGAACGCATTGAGAAGTACGCCCTGTTCAAGAACCCTCAG AACTATTTGTTGGGGCGGAAGGAGACGTCAGAGATGGCTGACAGGAATAAAGAGGCTTTATTAGAG GAGTGTTTCTGTGGCAGCTCGGTGTCCGTGCCAGAGATTGAGGGGGTGCTGTGGCTGAAGGAGGATGGGAAGAAGTCATGGAAGAAACGATACTTCCTCCTCAGGGCTTCAGGGATCTACTATGTCCCCAAAGGCAAAGCCAAG gCCTCCAGAGATCTGGTGTGCTTCCTGCAGTTGGACCATGTTAACGTGTACTATGGCCAGGACTACCGCAGCAAATACAAGGCTCCTACTGACTACTGCCTGGCTCTTAAG CACCCACAAATCCAGAAGAAATCCCAGTATATCAAGTATCTGTGCTGTGATGATGTCAGAACTCTGCACCAATGGGTGAACGGGATTCGCATCGCCAAG tATGGGAAGCAGCTATATATGAACTACCAGGAAGCCATGAAGAGGACAGAGGCGGCGTATGACTGgtcctccctctccacctccagcaTCCGATCAGGCTCCAGCTCCGCCAGCATACCTG AGTCCCAGTCTAACCATTCAGGCCAGTCAGACAGTGGGGTGGACACAGGCTCCTCTCATGGCCGGTCCCAGAGTGTGGTCAGCTCCATCTTCTCCGAGGCCTGGAAGAGAGGCACCCAGATGGAGGAAAACACCAAG ATGAGGATGGAGTCATCCAGAGGTGCCACACTCCCACATTCTGGTCACAGCCACCGGCATCACAGCCAACACTCAGTCGACCATCCCGCACCAAcaccccctccccagtcccagCCTCAGCCGCAGCCTCAGTCCCATCACCACCCTCCCCAGCATCAACACCCACCCCAGGCCCAGCACCCCCCTCTGCAGGCCcagcctccaccaccaccaccgcagCATCAGCACCTTCCCCCCCAGCCTCAGCCTCCTCAACAGGCTGCCCCACCGCCACCCCAGTCCCCCCAGCAGCCACCACAGcccccccagcagcagcagcagcaacaactacaactacaacaacagcaactacaacagcaactacaacaacaacaacaacaacaacaacaacaacaacaacaactacaacagcaactacaacaacaacaacaactacagcaactacaacaacaacaactacaacagcaactacaacaacaacaattacaacaacaactacaacaacaacaattacaacagcaactacaactacaacaacaacaactacagcagcaactacaactacagcaacagcagcagcagcctccccctcctcctccccctccgcctccgcctcccCCGCCCCCAGTCCAGAGCGTGTCGCACCACTCTCCAGCTCCCACCATGTACAAGTACAGCACAATCACCAGGTTCCAGAACCAGAAGGCGTCCCAGGCTGCTAACCACCACAGGTTGCCCAATCACCTCCACGCCGGGGCCCAGCAGGTCCTGCCCCCGGGGCCGGTACCTCCAGCAGCGCAAGTGTCTGTCAAGCCCCAGGTCAAGCCCCAGGTCAATCACATCCCACCTGCAGCTAACGTCccacctccgcctcctcctcctcctcctccaccaccttcAATGCCCACCCCCGGGTCGGCCATGGCTGTGCTAAAGCTGGGCCCTCCTAGCCCGGCTTCCCCGATGGCCTTCACCcctccagctccacctcctccacaagCCAATGGAGTTGcgtttcctccccctcctcctcctcctccaccaccaccagctcCCATGCCCGGTGTGTGCCAACCTGTGTGCCACAACGGGCTGAAGCAGGCGCTAAAGGAGAGGTTCCCCAGCCCACCGCGGGAGCTCCTCTCTCCAAACGGATACCTTGAGGAGTCCCCACCACCTGCTCCGGCTCCACcgcccccacctcctccccctccgccacccccaccacctccacctcccccgCAGCAGTTCCCAGTGCCGGCCCagttccctcctcctcctacacCCCCGCCAGCCCCACCCAAAACCTTCACGCCGGGCTTCCTCCCTCAGACAGCCCCCAAGCCCGTGTCACCTGTCTCACCATTCCCTCCCGCGCCACCTCCTGGTGCTTTGGGTGGCCCAGCCCCgccaccaccccctccccctcctccacctgctcccCTGAAGAAGCAGTTCAGCCTTCAGACAGGCCACGCCTCTGGCCCGCCTCCTCCCACGCTGCCCAAACAGCACAGCCTGTCCAAGCCACCGCCCATTTCCACCGGAGCCCCTCCTGCCACCTCCTTAGTCAAGCAGATAGCCAGCCAGTTCCCAGGCGCCTCGTCCCAAGCAGCCAGTCACGCTGAGAGCCCCAAAGCGCCCCTCTCCCCACCTGCAGTGAAGGCCAAACCAAAATGGCAGCCAGGTGGTGGCCAGCAGTCGCAGTCTTCAGACttcccacctcctccacctccagagACCAACACAGGcttccctgctcctcctccacctcccccacctcctcccgcCCCCGTCACGGgccccaccccacctcctccccctcttccccctGGAGGCCTGGGTTCCCCCTTGAAGAAGTCCCCCACCGGCCCCTCCTGTTTTGGAATGAAGAAACCTCCTCCCACCCCGCAGAGGAACTCCAGCATCAAGTCCGACTCCTCAGCTTCCTACCAGGAGTCCAGGAGGAACCTACTCAGCAAGTTTGCCCCACAGAACAACAcgccttcttcctcctcctgtcctgcctcctcctccactggaTCCCCCTCCAAGGACCCCCCAGCTGGACCCCCTGCTCCCCCCAAACCAGGCAAGCTCAACCTAGCCAACCTGCCGTTGGCTCTCCAGGCAAAAGTGGGCCAGGCCCGGCAGTCCAGTGGCGACTTCCCATCCCCGCCACCTGAGTGCGCCTActtccctcctcccccaccagCCTCTGAGCTTTTGCCCCCTCCACCGCTCCCTGGCGGTGACGCCCACAGCGGAGCCCCCAAAGTGGCCGTGGTCAACCCCCAGCCACAggctccccctccccctccgcctGTCTCCCTCGTCAGCAACCCCACCTGGGGAAAGGGCTCACTGAAGAAGACTCCACCTCCCACGCTTGTTCGGCGTAATAACACTACCCCGGAGCCCCCCCCACTCTCTCCGCCGCCCCAGCTCCCTCCACCCACCTCCCCAAAGGGCAGCTCAGGCCAGCCCAACTTCCTGGAGGACCTCAACCGGACTCTGAAGCGCAAGTCCGTGGGCCGCCAGGGCTCGCTCAACGCCTCTCGCCTCTCAGGCAAGCTGGACCCTGCCGGCACCATGGACGACATGGCGCTGCCTCCCCCGCCCCCTGAGCTGCTCCTGGACCAGGAGAAGCAGGGCAACGGGGGGAACGGGGGCTACATGTCCGGGAACATCTCAGGCTATGCAACGCTAAGGCGAGGACCCCCGCCCGCGCCACCCAAACGTGGGGACAACACCAAACTTACCGGAGAGTGTTGA